CGGGTTCTCCGCGCGGGAGGTCGACGAGCTCGTCGAGCTGGCCCTGCGGCACAGTGACGAGACGCATTCGATCCATCCTTTTCTGCGGCTGCTCAACGAGCACTGCGATGCCGGCGAGAAGGAGCGGATGATCGAGGACCTTTGGCGCGTGGCCTACGCGGACGACCGGTTGGACAAGTACGAGGAGCATCAGATACGCAAGATCGCGGATCTGCTGTACGTCCCGCATGCCAACTTCATTCGCACCAAGCACCGTGTCCAGGCCGGGGAGTGAGCATGGTCCGCTGACCCTGTGTTAACCACCCGATGGTGACCCCATTGGCATGCCAGCAACGAAAAAGGGGCCCTGGGGCCCCTTTTTCGTTGCTGGCGAGGACGGACCTCAGACCATGTCTTTCAGCCCCTTGAGCGGCTGCACCTTCACGACCTTGCGGGCCGGCTTGGCCTTGAACACGGTCTCTTCGCCGGTGAAGGGGTTGATGCCCTTGCGTGCCTTGGTGGCCGGCTTCTTGATGACCTTGATCTTCATGAGGCCCGGCACGGTGAAGGCACCCGGACCGCGGGCCTTCAGGTTCTTGCCGATCATGCCGTTCAGCGAATCGAACACGGCGCTCACGTCCTTGCGGGTGAGGCCCGTTTCGCCGGCGATATGGTTTAGAATTTCGGACTTGGTCGGCGGCTTGGCAACGGCGCTGGCGGTTGCGGTTTTTTTCTTAGCGGCCTTTTTCTTTGCAGCCATTGGCAACTCCTTCGGATGGTTTGACGGCGACTTGCCGGGTAAGGTCGGGGAAAAGATAGCACGCTGTCTGCGTGGGTGCGAGTGATAATATGCTTGTATATAAGTGTTTTCTTCAATTCGACGGGGTGTCGGCATGGACCTGCTGACGCTCTGTCTCACGGCCTTTGCCTCGGGACTGCTCGGTGGCGTGCACTGCGTGGGCATGTGCGGCGGCGTGGTGGGCGCCATGACCTTCGGCCTGCCGGAGCAGGAGCGGCGGCCCGGTGGCCGTTTGCTGCTGTTCCTGGCCGGCTACAATCTCGGCCGTATCGCGAGCTACATGCTGGCGGGCCTGATCGTCGGTGGTGTCGCCGGTCTGGCGGTGGATCTCGTCGACCTGCGCACGGCGACCATGGTGCTGCTGCTGCTGGCGGGCATCTTCATGCTCCTGCTCGGGCTGTATCTGGCAGGATGGTGGCGGGGGCTGGCGCAGATCGAACGTCTGGGTGGTCTGCTGTGGCGCCGCATCGAGCCGCTGGCGCGCCGTCTGATGATCGTGCGTACCCCCTGGCAGACGCTGCCCATGGGCCTGGTCTGGGGCTGGCTGCCCTGCGGGCTCGTCTATAGCGCGTTGATCCTCGCGTTGGCGGCCGGCGGGCCGCTGGAGGGGGCGCTGGTGATGCTGAGCTTCGGCCTGGGCACCCTGCCCAACCTGATGCTGATCGGCGTGTTCGCGGCCCAGCTCTCCCGCTTTACGCGCAACCCGCGGGTGCGGGTCGTGGCCGGCCTGCTGGTGATGGGCTTCGGGGTGTATTACCTGGGACTGGCGTTGACCGGTTCGCTGCCGGCCTGAGCCGGCCGCGGGTGATCCCGCGGCCGGACTGTCTCAGTTGACGAAGAACTGCTGGCGGAAGCTCAGGGTTCCTCGCGGCCCGCCCTCCGGCACCACCTCCACCGTGAAGTCCACCGTCTCGCCGTCCACGATGCGGAAGTCGGCGATGTAGTAGATGGAGTCCTGGTCGACGATCTCGCGCACGGTCATCGGCTTGACCTGCTGGTTGAGATTCACCGCGCGCACGCTGATCTGGGCCTTGACCGGCTGGTTGGGCACGCCGGCCGTGCGCTTCAGCACGGAGAAGGTCACCATGGCGCGGTTGGCACTGCGCTGGATGTCGTAGGCCCGCGCCGTTTCCGGGGCGAGGAAGTCGGTGCCCAGGGCGTTGTAGTGGACGACGAAGTCACCGATCTCCTGGAACTTCTCGGCCTGGGCGGCCGGGACGAGGGCGATGAGCAGGAACAGGACGAAAGCCGAGATGCGCCTGGCGTGAGTCATGGGCGGATCCTCCGTTGCTTGTTGTTATGTATGGAGTGTAGGCGAAGATTCATCCCCCGCCAGCCGCTGCAGTGATCAGCCGCGGCAGAAGCGGTACAGGGCGATCTCGCCAAGCAGGTTGGGCATGACGTGCATGCCGTGATGGCGGCGATGCGCGGCGTCCACCACCTCGCGCTGCAAGATGTGTATGCCGCGCTCGCGGCACAGGGCCTCGA
This region of Chromatiales bacterium genomic DNA includes:
- a CDS encoding DUF4426 domain-containing protein; this translates as MTHARRISAFVLFLLIALVPAAQAEKFQEIGDFVVHYNALGTDFLAPETARAYDIQRSANRAMVTFSVLKRTAGVPNQPVKAQISVRAVNLNQQVKPMTVREIVDQDSIYYIADFRIVDGETVDFTVEVVPEGGPRGTLSFRQQFFVN
- a CDS encoding TerB family tellurite resistance protein — encoded protein: MLGAIRQFFAEQLGAADGRADDAHTLHMASAMLLLEVSRADFSVEAAELAVVAGILRRQFGFSAREVDELVELALRHSDETHSIHPFLRLLNEHCDAGEKERMIEDLWRVAYADDRLDKYEEHQIRKIADLLYVPHANFIRTKHRVQAGE
- a CDS encoding sulfite exporter TauE/SafE family protein, with translation MDLLTLCLTAFASGLLGGVHCVGMCGGVVGAMTFGLPEQERRPGGRLLLFLAGYNLGRIASYMLAGLIVGGVAGLAVDLVDLRTATMVLLLLAGIFMLLLGLYLAGWWRGLAQIERLGGLLWRRIEPLARRLMIVRTPWQTLPMGLVWGWLPCGLVYSALILALAAGGPLEGALVMLSFGLGTLPNLMLIGVFAAQLSRFTRNPRVRVVAGLLVMGFGVYYLGLALTGSLPA
- a CDS encoding HU family DNA-binding protein; its protein translation is MAAKKKAAKKKTATASAVAKPPTKSEILNHIAGETGLTRKDVSAVFDSLNGMIGKNLKARGPGAFTVPGLMKIKVIKKPATKARKGINPFTGEETVFKAKPARKVVKVQPLKGLKDMV